The following coding sequences lie in one Vibrio spartinae genomic window:
- the icmH gene encoding type IVB secretion system protein IcmH/DotU, whose product MVQNTGEHIDNLLFDNVENINRDQDYWFQLRGDNPNILIDAATPLFGLSLRVRSMTSCPNIEQIYHQTVEEIKAIEIELTEKGFDNAVLMAYRYILCTFLDEAVMGTEWGSSSIWASHSMLSRFHNETWGGEKVYTILARLEGEPQRYKLLLEFIYHCLVLGFEGKYRVMENGHNERERVLSHLYDMLAALEEKKIQPLNQANQHIVDAKYRLNRQLPVWSVFLGFFLLWSGIFLGYTWLLHEKSADVVNQLSQLLN is encoded by the coding sequence ATGGTGCAGAACACGGGTGAACACATTGACAATTTACTGTTTGATAATGTGGAAAATATCAACCGGGACCAAGACTATTGGTTCCAATTACGGGGGGATAACCCCAATATTCTGATTGATGCAGCGACCCCGTTATTTGGTCTGTCGCTCCGGGTTCGGAGCATGACCAGTTGTCCGAATATCGAACAGATCTACCATCAAACGGTTGAAGAGATCAAAGCGATAGAAATCGAACTGACCGAGAAAGGTTTTGATAATGCTGTATTGATGGCTTATCGATACATCTTGTGCACGTTTCTCGATGAAGCCGTCATGGGCACTGAATGGGGCTCTTCCAGTATCTGGGCATCGCATTCCATGCTTTCCCGTTTTCATAATGAAACTTGGGGTGGAGAAAAGGTCTATACCATTCTTGCTCGTCTCGAAGGTGAACCGCAACGCTACAAGCTTCTGCTGGAGTTTATCTATCACTGTCTAGTCCTTGGTTTCGAAGGCAAGTATCGCGTGATGGAAAATGGCCACAATGAACGCGAAAGGGTGCTCAGTCACTTATACGATATGCTGGCCGCGCTTGAAGAGAAAAAGATTCAACCGCTCAATCAAGCCAATCAACATATCGTCGATGCCAAGTACCGTCTGAATCGTCAATTGCCGGTTTGGTCCGTTTTTCTTGGATTCTTCCTGCTGTGGAGCGGGATCTTTCTGGGTTACACATGGTTATTGCACGAGAAATCGGCTGACGTTGTGAACCAGTTAAGTCAACTTCTTAATTAA